A genome region from Scleropages formosus chromosome 6, fSclFor1.1, whole genome shotgun sequence includes the following:
- the sh3glb2b gene encoding endophilin-B2b isoform X7: MDFNVKKLASDAGVFFTRAVQFTEEKLGQAEKTELDAHLENLLARADCTKNWTEKIYRQTEILLQPNPSARIEEFFYEKLDKKIPSRITNGELLGQYMQDAANDFGAATPYGSTLMKVGEYQRKLGETEREFMQTSAISFLTPLRNFLEGDWRTISRERRLLENRRLDLDVCKARLKKAKVAEAKASLWSEEVSKAEHELRVAQTEFDRQAEVTRLLLEGISSTHVNHLRCLHEFVEAQATYYAQCHRLMQELQRELASLSGDTFPNTFTVTPSISAGPSGVAQSAMPAAPHSKAMEADGLKIEEVQAPAAGTRKAKVLYDYDAADATELSLMADELITVYTVPGMDPDWLIGERGNQKGKVPVTYLELLS, from the exons TTCACCGAAGAAAAGTTGGGCCAGGCAGAGAAGACTGAGCTGGATGCCCACTTGGAGAACCTGCTCGCTCGAGCTGACTGCACCAAAAACTGGACCGAAAAGATCTACCGGCAGACTGAGATCCTTCTTCAACCCAACCCAA GTGCCCGTATTGAGGAGTTTTTCTATGAGAAGCTTGACAAGAAGATCCCATCCAGGATTACCAATGGGGAGCTTCTGGGACAGTACATGCAGGATGCGGCCAATGACTTTGGCGCGGCAACCCCATATG GAAGCACGCTGATGAAGGTGGGCGAGTACCAGAGGAAGCTGGGCGAGACTGAACGGGAGTTCATGCAGACATCAGCTATCAGCTTCCTCACCCCACTGCGCAACTTCTTGGAAGGCGACTGGCGGACTATCTCG agagagagacgtcTTCTTGAGAACCGCCGACTGGACCTGGATGTCTGTAAAGCGCGTCTGAAGAAGGCCAAGGTGGCAGAGGCCAAGGCCTCG CTGTGGAGTGAGGAGGTGAGCAAA GCAGAGCACGAGCTGCGGGTGGCACAGACAGAATTTGACCGACAGGCAGAAGTGACACGCTTGCTCCTGGAGGGAATCAGCAGCACCCAC GTGAACCACCTGCGCTGCTTGCATGAATTTGTGGAGGCCCAAGCCACCTACTATGCTCAGTGCCACCGGCTCATGCAGGAGCTGCAAAGGGAGCTTGCCAG TTTGAGTGGAGACAC GTTCCCAAACACCTTTACTGTGACTCCCAGCATTTCGGCTGGCCCATCTGGTGTCGCTCAATCTGCCATGCCAGCAGCCCCGCACTCTAAGGCCATGGAGGCAGATGGATTGAAGATCGAAGAGGTGCAAGCCCCTGCCGCTGGCACGCGTAAAGCCAAAGTGCTGTATGACTACGATGCTGCTGATGCCACTGAGCTTTCCCTTATGGCGGATGAG CTCATCACAGTGTACACTGTGCCAGGCATGGACCCAGACTGGCTGATTGGAGAGAGGGGCAATCAAAAAGGGAAGGTCCCTGTCACATACCTGGAGTTGTTGAGCTAA
- the sh3glb2b gene encoding endophilin-B2b isoform X10 gives MDFNVKKLASDAGVFFTRAVQFTEEKLGQAEKTELDAHLENLLARADCTKNWTEKIYRQTEILLQPNPIDHTGARIEEFFYEKLDKKIPSRITNGELLGQYMQDAANDFGAATPYGSTLMKVGEYQRKLGETEREFMQTSAISFLTPLRNFLEGDWRTISRERRLLENRRLDLDVCKARLKKAKVAEAKASAEHELRVAQTEFDRQAEVTRLLLEGISSTHVNHLRCLHEFVEAQATYYAQCHRLMQELQRELARFPNTFTVTPSISAGPSGVAQSAMPAAPHSKAMEADGLKIEEVQAPAAGTRKAKVLYDYDAADATELSLMADELITVYTVPGMDPDWLIGERGNQKGKVPVTYLELLS, from the exons TTCACCGAAGAAAAGTTGGGCCAGGCAGAGAAGACTGAGCTGGATGCCCACTTGGAGAACCTGCTCGCTCGAGCTGACTGCACCAAAAACTGGACCGAAAAGATCTACCGGCAGACTGAGATCCTTCTTCAACCCAACCCAA TTGACCACACTG GTGCCCGTATTGAGGAGTTTTTCTATGAGAAGCTTGACAAGAAGATCCCATCCAGGATTACCAATGGGGAGCTTCTGGGACAGTACATGCAGGATGCGGCCAATGACTTTGGCGCGGCAACCCCATATG GAAGCACGCTGATGAAGGTGGGCGAGTACCAGAGGAAGCTGGGCGAGACTGAACGGGAGTTCATGCAGACATCAGCTATCAGCTTCCTCACCCCACTGCGCAACTTCTTGGAAGGCGACTGGCGGACTATCTCG agagagagacgtcTTCTTGAGAACCGCCGACTGGACCTGGATGTCTGTAAAGCGCGTCTGAAGAAGGCCAAGGTGGCAGAGGCCAAGGCCTCG GCAGAGCACGAGCTGCGGGTGGCACAGACAGAATTTGACCGACAGGCAGAAGTGACACGCTTGCTCCTGGAGGGAATCAGCAGCACCCAC GTGAACCACCTGCGCTGCTTGCATGAATTTGTGGAGGCCCAAGCCACCTACTATGCTCAGTGCCACCGGCTCATGCAGGAGCTGCAAAGGGAGCTTGCCAG GTTCCCAAACACCTTTACTGTGACTCCCAGCATTTCGGCTGGCCCATCTGGTGTCGCTCAATCTGCCATGCCAGCAGCCCCGCACTCTAAGGCCATGGAGGCAGATGGATTGAAGATCGAAGAGGTGCAAGCCCCTGCCGCTGGCACGCGTAAAGCCAAAGTGCTGTATGACTACGATGCTGCTGATGCCACTGAGCTTTCCCTTATGGCGGATGAG CTCATCACAGTGTACACTGTGCCAGGCATGGACCCAGACTGGCTGATTGGAGAGAGGGGCAATCAAAAAGGGAAGGTCCCTGTCACATACCTGGAGTTGTTGAGCTAA